A single window of Desulforegulaceae bacterium DNA harbors:
- a CDS encoding sugar phosphate nucleotidyltransferase — MKAFILAAGFGTRLLPHTKKIPKPLFPLYGTPLIKRIINSLESSGFSEIYINTHHLNLQIEKYFESEKFQAKINLIHEPQILNTGGGIGNIFKFMDNKPFLVVNSDIFTNIDFKKVYDFHLNTKAMATLCLLKNRFNNVEIENCCIKKFNKNFSEKNYTFTGVQVINPSAEKFFKINETSIDAYKKMMAQGLKIKAFIPENSTFFNDLGTIESFKNQSLEILLKNLKTNDFLKYKLENLKGDGSDRKWSRITGKNNSLILADHGINTENGKSQVKSFVKIARHLEEKNIKAPKIISFDYFSGLVLTEDLGDERLEDYIKNIPDEQKIKTFKKVIKELINFCIQGKKDFKDSMTYQTNFYDKQMSFTECLYFKNEFLNNYAKINYDENKLLKVFDFISSKAVEKPFTGLMHRDFQSRNIMIKNHIPYFIDFQGARTGPFQYDLASILIDPYLDLDFEIKNQLLNFAVNEIKIDKDSIKDFINNYKYCALSRNLHILGAFAFLSLKKNKSYFENYIPPALKSLNDTLKSIEADEILYLKEIELTYQGA; from the coding sequence ATGAAAGCTTTTATTCTTGCAGCAGGTTTTGGAACAAGACTTCTTCCACATACCAAAAAAATTCCAAAACCTCTTTTCCCCCTTTACGGGACACCACTTATAAAACGGATAATAAATTCCCTTGAAAGCTCCGGTTTTTCAGAAATTTATATAAATACCCATCACCTTAACTTGCAAATTGAAAAATATTTTGAATCTGAAAAATTTCAGGCAAAAATAAATCTTATCCATGAGCCTCAAATATTAAATACAGGAGGAGGTATAGGAAATATTTTTAAGTTCATGGATAACAAACCCTTTTTAGTTGTCAATTCTGATATATTTACAAATATTGATTTTAAAAAAGTTTATGATTTCCATTTAAACACAAAAGCAATGGCAACTCTTTGTCTTTTAAAAAACAGGTTTAATAATGTTGAAATTGAAAACTGCTGTATAAAAAAATTTAATAAAAATTTTTCTGAAAAAAATTATACATTTACAGGAGTTCAGGTGATTAATCCAAGTGCAGAAAAGTTTTTTAAAATAAATGAAACAAGTATAGATGCCTATAAAAAAATGATGGCTCAAGGCCTTAAAATAAAGGCTTTTATTCCTGAAAATTCAACTTTTTTCAATGACCTTGGAACAATAGAAAGCTTTAAAAATCAAAGCCTTGAAATTTTGCTTAAAAACTTAAAAACAAATGACTTTCTAAAATATAAATTAGAAAATCTCAAAGGTGATGGTTCGGACAGAAAATGGTCAAGAATAACAGGAAAAAACAATAGTCTAATTCTTGCTGATCATGGAATAAATACAGAAAATGGAAAATCCCAGGTAAAATCTTTTGTAAAAATAGCTCGTCATCTTGAAGAAAAAAATATTAAAGCCCCAAAAATAATTTCCTTTGATTATTTTTCAGGTCTTGTTTTAACTGAAGACTTAGGAGATGAAAGACTGGAAGATTATATAAAAAACATTCCAGATGAACAAAAAATAAAAACTTTTAAAAAGGTAATTAAAGAACTTATAAACTTTTGCATTCAAGGTAAAAAAGATTTTAAAGATTCAATGACTTATCAAACAAATTTTTATGATAAACAAATGTCTTTTACAGAATGTCTTTATTTTAAAAATGAATTTTTAAATAATTATGCAAAAATAAACTATGATGAAAATAAACTTTTAAAAGTTTTTGATTTTATATCTTCAAAAGCAGTAGAAAAACCTTTTACAGGTCTTATGCACAGGGATTTCCAGTCCAGAAATATAATGATAAAAAATCATATACCTTATTTTATAGATTTTCAGGGAGCAAGAACAGGACCTTTTCAATATGACCTTGCTTCTATTCTAATTGACCCATATCTTGATCTTGATTTTGAAATTAAAAATCAACTTTTAAATTTTGCTGTAAATGAAATAAAAATTGATAAAGATTCAATAAAAGATTTTATAAACAATTATAAATATTGTGCCCTTTCAAGAAATCTGCACATACTTGGAGCTTTTGCATTTTTATCACTTAAAAAAAATAAATCTTATTTTGAAAACTATATTCCACCAGCTTTGAAATCTTTAAATGA